AGGAGATATCTTTGACACACTATTATGTAGCTCAACAAAAGGACCTGTGTCCAAAGTGGTGGTCCTGACTATAACCTCAACAGGAGGCAGTAagaggaggatcaggggttcaacgCCATCAtcagctacacaatgagttcaagaccaacagAGGCTATAGAAGACCGCCTCAGAAACAGAACAAGGTCTCCTGGTCACACAGGCCTGctacacacagaggcaggagcacctttgaactcaaggccagcctggtctacataggaactCTAGGACAACATAGAAAGACTCTGGctcaaaaacacaagaaaacaaaacccaagaagttGGAGTGCTACAGTTAAGAGcgcagactgctcttccagaggatttagAACAAGccttcttgttttggttttttgagacagggtttctctgtgtagccttggctgttctagaactcactctgtagaccagggtggccttgaactcagaaatccgcctgcctctgcctcctaagtgctgggattaaaggtgtgtgccaccattgcccagcggCAGTCCACTCTGAATGTTCTCAGTTCCAGGGTCCACAGAGTACAGAGAACTGTCCCACTCGTGCTAGCATGCTGTCCACATCCCACAGCCTAGTGACTTGAGCTCAGTTCCTGCAACTCACATAATGATGGAAGAACTAACTCCGCATATGCATAGGAGCCATGGAACTCATGCTCCCTGCCCTCACCATACACATGCAAATTTAAGTTAAAAGACAATACAGAGGTATATCTGGGCCATGCTAATATGGTCATTCCAGTTCTCATCCACCCCAAACTCTGACAGCCTCAGCAGTGGACTTAACAGTACTGATTTTCAGATGCAGCGTGTATAATGCCATTCACTGCAGTGCCTGATGCTGTAGCCTGGGCAAGGTGAATAAAAATGACCAAGGCCCTTTGTAGGGAATTTGACCAGAAAAacccaacacatatacaaaaccTAGACTGCCACCCAATCCTGACCTGATCCAGGGCAGAGAGAAAGTGGACAGTTTCTAAATAAATACTGACCTAGCTGACATGGGCTGAAAGGGCTAGAGAGACTTAGAAAGTGGAGAGGAGCTATGGGCTTTGCAGAGAAGCTACACAAAATACTGAAACTTTATTAGCAATCAGAGATATAATTCATGATATTTTACAATTATCTTTTTTCTCCAGGGTTGGTGCTAAGGATcaccaggcaagcactccaccactgagctgcattccAAGCCCAGTCACTGCTTTTGGGAAACACTAAGTGTCGATGATGCATCTGAAGTGACAGGTTGCTCAAACAAGGTAAAGTGCACGTCACGGGAACAAACTACAGGTGGCAGTTTGGTTCACCCATCTTCAGTGAGCCCTGGAGCAAGTGCCCTCTGCAAACTGACCAATAAGGAAGTCACCTTCAAAGTCATGCTGGCCTTGCCACTGTGCACACTGCAAGACCAAACCTCCTGTCAGTCAATCTCCAGGACAAGTGGTGCCAATGAGTCACACCCCAGGGTGCTGTGTGCTCTTGACTGACAGGGATTCTTCTGAAGACTGTGTCAGTCCTGACAAGCCCACAGAAGAAAGTGACGTCTGGAAACAGTACAGGGCCTCAGCTGTCATTCTTTATAACTAGAGGAGTGCTGACTGAGTGTGAGGACTACCTCAGCAGGGAGACTTCCATTCTCATCTTACACTCATCTGAAAACTCCCTCAGAACAAAGGGGAATCAGAATTCGTGACTACAATTACAGTTCTGGCCCTAGGGCTCTCAGAGCTGCTTCTGATAAAGGAAGACTGTTCCAGCTTGACTAGCAGGAGCCTCAAGTTCAGTGTCTTTCAGAACTCCCTCATACAGCAGGGCTGCCATGAAGAGAAGGGTGGGCACAACCTGCATTTTCTAAAAATCAGATGGTGAGTTGGGCATTAGCTGTGTGGTAACTGGTTTTGTTACCACAGGCTCCAGCAGTGGGCCAGGTACGCTGTGGCGGGCTAGGGCCAGCTTCTTCTGTTTACTTTAACATCCTCAGCTCTGGCTGTGCATGCTTTGCATGGACcacaccactgagctacaaccctcCCTGGTCCTGATACTGtttagttttagattttattGTTACATTTACTTGTGTTTGAGCAGGGATTCACATGTGCCACAGTTCAtgtgtggaggtaagaggacagtTAGTGGAAGCTCTGTTTTCTCCTTGTATCACTCAGATTGCCAGGTGTGATAGCAAGCATCTTTACTGGCCAACCATCTCTCAGGCCCCAACACTATCTCTGATGGGAGTCTCTGGCACATCTTTCTAAAATGCTAAGAGAAAGACAGGCTTTGCCTCCATTAGCTGACCACCTGAAAAGGGTCTAAAAAACTATGTCTAGCCCTTCCTCCAACTCCCTGGCTTTTAATCTACAATTCTAGGACATCTACCTCTTTAGAGAAAGGTGCATGGGAACTAAGGCGAGGCATTCTCATCAAAAGGCATCTTTGATGTTCTTGAGCTGTCGAACGGCCAAGTCTACAGGAAGGCTGAATTTGAGGCTGCTGAGGCGGCTGAGCAGGTTGAGGGCACTCTCAAAGCCTGTGTGAGCCATGTAGCTCCAGGGCTGGTAATGGGGCTCGATGAGGGACCCTGACTTGCAGATGAGGTTTACCCAGGACACCAAGCGCTGCTCATTCAGTGCCATGCACACCAACGCCTTCAGTTCTGAGTCAGCGCTGCGCTTGAAAGGGTCATGCTCTGTCAGCACCAGGTGGATGGCTGTCAGGAGGCTCTGTTTGGGGGTCACAGCAGTATCACCCATTAGAGGCAGAGCGAAGGACTGTGAGAGCTTCCGGGCTGGGGATTCCACATATGCACGGCCATTTTTGGCATGATAGTATTTTACAAAGAGCTCCCAGGGGTGCATGGCCTCAGGGGCTGAGGAGAAAGCTGGCAACAAACAAGCAATGGGGGCCATGACAAGGCTCATCCCAGAGGAGGAGGCATATAGTCCATGGGCCAGCAGGTCTCTCACAGCCACTGTCAGCTCCTTCCGCACAGCCATGGTCAGCTCATCCTTGCCTCCCAGAGAGAGGTCCTGGAGGTTGGCCGAAGTGATGACATGGTCATGTGGCTGATGTCTCAAGGCTAGCTGCTTTACTCTGTCTACTGATACTTCCAGTCTTTTCAGTAAGGGAGAGTAGTCTCTGTCTGCCTGGCCCCTTTGCCACAAGGTTTGAGGGATCTGGCCTGTAGCACAGCCCAACTGGCTGACGGCGAAGATCTGGAGCACAGCCAGCGCTCGCCGCATCAGGTGCAGCCCTGTCTCCCGGGCTCTCTTGGTGTCTTCTGCCTTTGCTGCTTAGAAAACAGTGACTCATTAGAAAGAGGTCAAAAAGACACAGGACGTTCAACAAATTACAAGCTGTGAGCAAGCCTTGCCTCTGAGCCACAGTACGGGTGTCATATGAAGGCAAGGATGTACCTGGACTGGCTGAGCTTTGACTGATGATACTAGTTATACTGAGATACTGGGTAGCTCAGCCATTTCTAATATACAATTCAGGCTGTTGTTGTTTCAAACAGGATCTTGCTATCATGGCAGTCCTCACCCCTCAGCTTCTCTattgctgggatttcaggcaggCACACTATGTCCAGATTGGCCTCTTCCTGCCTCAATTTCTGAAGCAGTAGGATTATAGCcccttcttcatcatcttcttcttttttttcccccagctcaTGATTAAACCCAGGGCTGTAGAAACCCATCTACACTAGGCGTATACTAGCTTCATCTCCTAGATCTGGTCATTTCAAAATTATACCTAAGAGCTATCCATCCATTACCATGATCTACATTAGAATGTTTTTATCATCCCCAAAAGACATCCTGGGCCATTATCATTTCCTCTCTcccattttcccatttcttcccAAGACCCAAGcaatcattaattttaattttttttttttttttttttcccgagacagggtttctctgtgtagtcctggctctcctggaactcgctctgtagaccaggctggcctcgaactcagaaatctgcctgcctctgcctcccaagtgcttaaagggattaaaggcgtgcgccaccactgcccggcttaattttaatctttatgtgtgtgtatatataagagAGAGAACCTGAGTGTgagtatgcgtgtgtatgtgtgtgtgtgtgtgcacgctcacgAATGGTCataaggtcaaaggacaaccagagagagtcagttctctccttccaccatgtaggtcctgatCCAACTTACACcctcaggcttggcaggaagTACCAACACCTGGTGAGCCAATCTCACTATCCTTACTTTTTGCCAGACTGGCTTTTGATATGTagtccagattggccttgaactctcgatcctcctgcctccaccttgtACTTTCTGCTTTTGTAGCCTGTTGAGTTCTAGGAGCCCGTACTTACCTTTGCTGGGTCCTGGGGGCAGTGTGCCCGCCCTGGTGGGGCCGACTCCTGCCTTCCCACTGGCTTTGCACTCACAGTGTCCACCTGTCTGTAAGGGGCTTCCCACTTCATCTATCGTCAgaagatacaaaaacaaaacatgcattTATTCCCTTCATAGTAgattcctcccccctcccctctcccttttgctCCAGCTCCCTCACTCTGGGCCCCCACTCggtcataagagggcatcagatctcattaaggatggttgtgagccaccaagtggttgctgggatttgaactcatgacctctggaagagcagtcagtgctcttaactgctgagccatctcaccagccctcatagtagatttttaaagggaaaaaatagtTAATAGTGTCTACTATATGATCAGAACTTTATAAATTATTGTACATTATTGTGTGAGAGGTGCCTGGCGCATCATAGTTGGCTTAATAATAGTTGGTAAGTAAACGAGGAATGAATCATCCCCAGTCAGACTAAGCAGGGAGGAATCTGCTCAAGGCCACAAGGCGAGCAGTGGACCCGAGAGTCCTGCATTCAGGTCATGTTCTTTCCATCTTACTGTGGCACACGTGAgaggtctcactctgtaggccagcctAGAACTCATACTATATAACAGGCCGACCTATGACttagatctgccagcctctgcctctctcaattcaaggattaaaggcatgtaccaccacatccacTTCAAGTCTTAAATACAGGGAGCTGGCCCCTCAGACACAAGTTCTCAGTCACACAGAACTGCCACACTGTCTGTCgtctcttcttcctccagatGCTCTCTGACCTTGGATGAAGCTGATGAACATCTCAAGGTCCCGGATCTGGGTTTTCAGCTGCTCGACCAACTGTTCTTTCACCCGAGCTGGGTTGACAATCTGAGCCACTGCTGCGTCCACACGTTGACGCAGCTCCTCAGTGGACAGGGAACTGATGTCCTCATTCAGATTCATGTCCAGTTTCTTTATTAACTCATCAATGATCACCTGTCAagaccacagcaacagtgtacccTTCACAGTTCTCAGAcgggggaaagggaggagaatcTTAGCAAGGCTACTGTGCTCCAAGGTAAGTAAAACCCACCCAGACCTAAGACAGGGcctgagagctggctcagcagataaaagtgtCTGCTATATGAGCTTAGTGAGCTGAGTTCAACCTCAGAGCCCACGTAAAGGTCAAAGGAGAGAGTGTGTGCTGTgcgcatgtacatgcacactcatacaatAACTTAAGAAGAAACACAGATAATCTTCTCCTTCCAGAGTAACAAGAATCCTCAGCTCAGGGCTGGGGATGAAGCTGTTTgtagagtgctttcctagcatcAATAAAAACCTGGGTCCATGCTCTCTGGTACCATATAAACCAGGTGGGAAAATGAACACCTGTCATCTAAGCATTTGGCAAGCACttggcaggaggatcacaagttcaaggtcacgcTTGACTATATAACaagaggccaacctaggctatatgaggcctgtctcaaaaagaaacaaaacaaaacaaaacaaaagaacacctAATTCCTTTTGGTCAGAAATGGTGCCTCTTGCGTACTGTGAACTGAACAGG
The nucleotide sequence above comes from Arvicanthis niloticus isolate mArvNil1 chromosome 6, mArvNil1.pat.X, whole genome shotgun sequence. Encoded proteins:
- the Rundc1 gene encoding RUN domain-containing protein 1 isoform X1, with product MAAVEASTELGTVVTAVGPKAKDEEEEEEEESLPPCETVRWAPVGAVAEAGPGTTTFSEEAAAEEPGAAPSSPPDATVRTLRRLQAERRQLDSALLALSSHFAQVQFRLRQVVRGAPAEQQRLLRELEDFAFRGCPHVLGYEGLEDPCDGDESDVLPGDRPRVRGEDQSEQEKRERLETQREKQKELILQLKTQLDDLETFAYQEGSYDSLPQSVVLERQRVIIDELIKKLDMNLNEDISSLSTEELRQRVDAAVAQIVNPARVKEQLVEQLKTQIRDLEMFISFIQDEVGSPLQTGGHCECKASGKAGVGPTRAGTLPPGPSKAAKAEDTKRARETGLHLMRRALAVLQIFAVSQLGCATGQIPQTLWQRGQADRDYSPLLKRLEVSVDRVKQLALRHQPHDHVITSANLQDLSLGGKDELTMAVRKELTVAVRDLLAHGLYASSSGMSLVMAPIACLLPAFSSAPEAMHPWELFVKYYHAKNGRAYVESPARKLSQSFALPLMGDTAVTPKQSLLTAIHLVLTEHDPFKRSADSELKALVCMALNEQRLVSWVNLICKSGSLIEPHYQPWSYMAHTGFESALNLLSRLSSLKFSLPVDLAVRQLKNIKDAF
- the Rundc1 gene encoding RUN domain-containing protein 1 isoform X2, whose amino-acid sequence is MAAVEASTELGTVVTAVGPKAKDEEEEEEEESLPPCETVRWAPVGAVAEAGPGTTTFSEEAAAEEPGAAPSSPPDATVRTLRRLQAERRQLDSALLALSSHFAQVQFRLRQVVRGAPAEQQRLLRELEDFAFRGCPHVLGYEGLEDPCDGDESDVLPGDRPRVRGEDQSEQEKRERLETQREKQKELILQLKTQLDDLETFAYQEGSYDSLPQSVVLERQRVIIDELIKKLDMNLNEDISSLSTEELRQRVDAAVAQIVNPARVKEQLVEQLKTQIRDLEMFISFIQDEVGSPLQTGGHCECKASGKAGVGPTRAGTLPPGPSKAKAEDTKRARETGLHLMRRALAVLQIFAVSQLGCATGQIPQTLWQRGQADRDYSPLLKRLEVSVDRVKQLALRHQPHDHVITSANLQDLSLGGKDELTMAVRKELTVAVRDLLAHGLYASSSGMSLVMAPIACLLPAFSSAPEAMHPWELFVKYYHAKNGRAYVESPARKLSQSFALPLMGDTAVTPKQSLLTAIHLVLTEHDPFKRSADSELKALVCMALNEQRLVSWVNLICKSGSLIEPHYQPWSYMAHTGFESALNLLSRLSSLKFSLPVDLAVRQLKNIKDAF